CATCAATACGTACTTCTAGACGTCGTTGCTTCTTTTCCACAATCTCTACTTTACTGTTCTTCAGCCACAGTTTTAGCTGCTTCAATTCTGTCAGCCTCCTCTCGGATACTCTTAAGGAGCCTAACTATGGCCTGGAGTATCGCGTCAGGACGCGGCGGGCATCCGGGAATATAGAGATCCACCGGCACGACGTTGTCGGCTCCACCAACTACACTGTAGCTATTGCGGAACACATTGCCAGAGATAGCACATGTACCAACTGCAACCACGTGTTTTGGGTCAGGTGTCTGTTCGTAGAGACGACGAAGTCTCTCAGCAGACTTCTTGGTTAGTGCACCCGTCACAATGATTATGTCGGCATGCCGAGGGTTCGGGGCCAGTCTTATACCGAAGCGTTCTGGATCGTAGAGGGGTGTTAGGGCCGCAAGAACCTCTATGTCACAGCCGTTGCATGCGCCGGTGTTAAAGTGGAGTAACCAGGGTGAACGTGAGAGCATTCTTAAGGTGAAAGAACTCCCACGATGCTTCACATTTTGCAAGGGGATATACGCCTCCGCCAAATAGAGTATATAGCTACGAAACATAGTTGATTAGGGTTACCCCGTAGAAGCCGGGATAAAGAACCCGCTGCCACAGCATACACGATTACACACCCCCGCTAGCGGATTAGACTGACTATACTGTCCACGATGGGGCCCGGCAATACACCTAGAGCTATTGCGGCCGCTGCTAGGATGAGGAGTGGTACAAGAAGCCTAGACGGAGCCTCAGAAGGCAGTGTACGAGGAACCGTTACCGACGGATGCCAGAATACTCGTAGCCAGAACCTAAGCGCATAGGCTGCAGAGGATAATACAGCAAGTGCTAGCGCAGCGACTGCTGCTATGCCGTAGACCCGCCCTACCCCTAGGACTATGAGTAGCTCACCTGGGAACATTGCAAAGGGCGGTGCCCCGGCCAGACTCATGGCTGCTACGAAGGCTGCGAAGGCTGTGACGGGCATGCTGCGGGCGAAAACTCCCATGCTGCGTATGTCGTCGCTTCCGCTCTGCTTCTCGAGCACTCCTGCTACGAGGAAGAAGAGGGGCTTTACGATGCCGTGTGCCAGGGCTGCTAGTACTCCACCAGCGGCCGCCAGGGGATGGCCAGCGGCAAGCCCGGCGTAGATTATGCCGGAGTGCCCAATGCTGCTGTAGGAGGCTATGAAGCCTAACCGGTTAGCTGAGAGGGCTCGGAGGGCTCCCACTATTGCCGAGGTTATGCCCAGCCACATCGCGGCCTCTAGCATGGCTGTGGTTTGGTGGGGCCAGTGGAATCCTGTCGTGAACCTGTACATTCCGTAGGCGCCGATGCTTGTGACCACGCCTGCGAGTAAGCCTGCCGCGAATGGGGGCACTGAGGTGTAGGTACGTGGGAGCCATGTGTGGAATGGGAAGACACCGAGTTTTATTGCAAAAGCTATAAGTGCCAATGGTAGCGCTATTGTTGATAGGCTAGCATCCACGACATTGCCTCCGAAGACCGGGGCATTGGCTGCTAGTAGGGCGCCTACCGCTACGAGAAGTAGCAGGGAGCCTGCATGCATGTATATGAAGAATTCTGGGGCTCTTCTAGGGCTCCAGAGCCAAACTAGCACCGTGGACACTATGAGTACTAGTTCCCAGAACACATAGAAGAGCGGCAAGCTATAGGCGTAGACGAGCCCAATAACCGAAGCATGTATAGCAGTTACAACTATCTCAAAGACTGCCTCCCCTCCTCTACATGTTACGCCAGCTCTGCCTGCATATACTATGACTGTTATCGCTACTAGGGCAGAGAGGGCTGCGAAGAGCTTCGAGACAGTGTCTAGCCCCATACACACTGGAGCGTTGACGACAGCTAACCATGAACGACATACAGCGTCGCCGTTGGCAAGCAGCGTAATAATAGCGGACACTGTTATCGAGATTATTGAGGCTGCCCTCCTACCAGCTAGGACTGCTGCAGCACCTAATCCAAGCACTATTAGCGACGTCGCATACGCTACTGGTACGCCGAGCACGTTAGCCACCTCCAAGCATGGGGACTAGGCCGGGATAGACTCCCAGCACGAGTAGAAGCAGCGAATACGCAAGGAGAGGGAGCCAGGGGACGTTGACGCCATGGGATACTTGATATCCACCCATTATCAAGTAACGGAAGATGTAGACCGCTGATACTAGGAAGAAGATTGCCGATACTACTGCTAGCCAAGTGTATCCAGCTGCAGCGAATGCTGCTACTACTGAGAGTTTCGCGGCAAACCCATAGAGTGGCGGCGTCCCGGCTAGGCTGAGTAACCCCGTCACTTGTGCTATTTTGCCGATGCTTGTCTTTTCGTAACGGTGAGCAGTTATTACCAGGGCTATGGACATGTTGCTAGCTGTTATGAAGTATATCGGGACTAGAGGGTCGCGTATACCAGATAGCGCGTAGACGACTGCGAGCAGGACAGTGTAGCCAGCGTCGCTCACCATACTGTAGCCTATCATGCGACGTAGCTCCTTCTGAGCTAGAGCAGAGAATTCGCCCACAACCATGCTCGCCATTGCTAGGAGGACAAGGAGCGCCGCGATTATTGGGCCGAGCAAGACTCCCGAGGAGGCTATCAGCTTGAAGAACACCAATAATACTGGAGCATCTACAAGTAGGATGGCAGTAACCACTCCGAGCAAGTGAGCGCCTTGGACTACATCGGGCAGCCACATATAGAATGGTGCAAGTCCGGCCTCAAGCGCCAGCCCCGCTGTGAGGAAGACGAGGCCAAGGAGCACAGGGAGAGTCGCCCATGACACCCCTCCCAGGGGTGCTTCGGTAAAGCTGTGAAAGCCCTGACTGTAGAGTAGCCCCATGCCAACAATTATGAGGGCTGTCGCCAGTATCGACGAGTAAAGGTACTTCACTGCAACTTCTCCACTACGCCGGCCTCCAAGACTATAGAGACCGGCTAAGGCGGCGGCAGCCGTCTCTATACCGGCGAGCAAGGTTAGTAGGCTAGCCGAGTAGAGCACGAGGAACCCGCCTAGAACGGCTAAGATAACTAGCGGTGCCCTCACCTTATCTAGCTCATCTACTAGACTGGCTAGGGCTAGTATCTCTGCCAGTAGGAGGAGTACCGCCATAGCATTATACTCCGTCGTCACGTATAGGATGTTTAGGCCAGCATACCTTACCATACCCTGGGGCAATACCCAAACAATTACCATCATGTAGATCATTGTGGCTAGTGTCGTGGCTGCTGCTGCACGGCGCGGAAGGACAGCAGCGATAGCTGCGGCGGCTAGAGGAACGCCGGCTACCAGGGTTAGTAGCTGGTATACGTCCATGGCTAACCACCCATACTTACCAGGGCGACTATGATGAGTAGAACGAGACCGGCTAGATAGACTGCATAGTAGTAGCTCAGCTTACCACCGTGTAAGCTGCGTAGCATGCCTCCAAGCTGTAACGAGAACGAAGTAGCAGCATCAACAACGGCGTCAACGATTTCTACGAGACCTCTAGCCGATAGATTCACAGCAAACAGTATCGAGGGCGCTATTATCCTTGTGTAGATCCTGTCTATGTAGAAGCCCTCTAGTGCTGCACGCTGTAGAGCCGCTAGCCTAAGGGTTGCCACTTTACGGGTGTACAACAAGAATGCCGTCCCAAGACCAGCAGCTGCAGCAGCGAGGCTAGCAGCTACCGCTAATGGCCCAGCTTCGCTCGGCTGGAAGGGTGGTACGACTAGGAGGGGCGAGACTAGAGTCATCACTATCAAGAATAGAAGTGGAGCAGCCATAAATGCTGGTATCTCCTCTACCCTTATCTCCTTGTACCTTGGCTCTGCGAAGACGAGATAGTAGACGAGCTTCACCGAATAGAACGCCGTGGCCACCGACGCTGCTAGGAGAACTAGTGCCACGAGAGGCTCAGTTGATAAGGCTACTCCTATTATCGCCTCTTTACTCCATGCACCGTTGAAAGGCGGTATACCGGCTAGCGCTGCCGCCCCTGCTACTAGGCTTGCAGCGAGGAGTGGACTACGCCGGGCAGCACCTGCCACATAGCGCATATCCCTTGCAATCTCTGGACCAAAGATGGGCTCAAACTCGTGTATAACGACACCTACGGCTAGGAATAGAAGGGCCTTGAACACGGCGTGACTAGCTACATGCTCTAACACTGCTACGAGACCCTCTACGCCTACTCTCCACGTGAGCCCTAACGCTGCAAACATGAAACCTAGCTGGCTTATAGTCGAGTAGGCTAGCAGCCTCTTTGCGTCATACTGTGCTGCTGCCGAGACGGCTGCATAAAGGGCCGTAGCTGCACCCACAAGCACTACCAGCTGCATGAAGCTCTGGGGCAGAGCGACGCTACCGCCTATGAGGGCAAGAGAGGCAATCCTTAGAACAAGGTAGATACCCGCCTTGACCATTGTGGCCGCGTGTATCAGCGCCGAGACAGGAGTAGGGCCCTCCATGGCGTCGGGGAGCCAGACATGCAGCGGCAGCTGCGCACTCTTCGCCACCGCCCCGACAAAGGCTAGCAAGAGGAACAACTTTAGAGCAGCCAGACCAGATGCTGCGAGTACGGGGTACTCGACCGAGCCGAGAATAGTATAGACATAGACTATGCCTACTAGGAGGGCTGTGTCGCCTATCCTTGTGGTCAGGAAAGCCTTGACGCCAGCTGCTGAGGCGCGTGGCGAGTAGTAATGTGCTATCAATGCAAAGCTACAGAGCCCGACCATCTCCCAGAACATGTAAAGGGCTACT
The window above is part of the Pyrodictium delaneyi genome. Proteins encoded here:
- a CDS encoding NADH-quinone oxidoreductase subunit B family protein — translated: MLSRSPWLLHFNTGACNGCDIEVLAALTPLYDPERFGIRLAPNPRHADIIIVTGALTKKSAERLRRLYEQTPDPKHVVAVGTCAISGNVFRNSYSVVGGADNVVPVDLYIPGCPPRPDAILQAIVRLLKSIREEADRIEAAKTVAEEQ
- a CDS encoding complex I subunit 5 family protein yields the protein MLGVPVAYATSLIVLGLGAAAVLAGRRAASIISITVSAIITLLANGDAVCRSWLAVVNAPVCMGLDTVSKLFAALSALVAITVIVYAGRAGVTCRGGEAVFEIVVTAIHASVIGLVYAYSLPLFYVFWELVLIVSTVLVWLWSPRRAPEFFIYMHAGSLLLLVAVGALLAANAPVFGGNVVDASLSTIALPLALIAFAIKLGVFPFHTWLPRTYTSVPPFAAGLLAGVVTSIGAYGMYRFTTGFHWPHQTTAMLEAAMWLGITSAIVGALRALSANRLGFIASYSSIGHSGIIYAGLAAGHPLAAAGGVLAALAHGIVKPLFFLVAGVLEKQSGSDDIRSMGVFARSMPVTAFAAFVAAMSLAGAPPFAMFPGELLIVLGVGRVYGIAAVAALALAVLSSAAYALRFWLRVFWHPSVTVPRTLPSEAPSRLLVPLLILAAAAIALGVLPGPIVDSIVSLIR
- a CDS encoding proton-conducting transporter membrane subunit, which translates into the protein MDVYQLLTLVAGVPLAAAAIAAVLPRRAAAATTLATMIYMMVIVWVLPQGMVRYAGLNILYVTTEYNAMAVLLLLAEILALASLVDELDKVRAPLVILAVLGGFLVLYSASLLTLLAGIETAAAALAGLYSLGGRRSGEVAVKYLYSSILATALIIVGMGLLYSQGFHSFTEAPLGGVSWATLPVLLGLVFLTAGLALEAGLAPFYMWLPDVVQGAHLLGVVTAILLVDAPVLLVFFKLIASSGVLLGPIIAALLVLLAMASMVVGEFSALAQKELRRMIGYSMVSDAGYTVLLAVVYALSGIRDPLVPIYFITASNMSIALVITAHRYEKTSIGKIAQVTGLLSLAGTPPLYGFAAKLSVVAAFAAAGYTWLAVVSAIFFLVSAVYIFRYLIMGGYQVSHGVNVPWLPLLAYSLLLLVLGVYPGLVPMLGGG
- a CDS encoding NADH-quinone oxidoreductase subunit L: METASLTTLGYAIILTPLAASPVVALAGRFLGRRAAWGLALATGSTVLMLALLIYSKAPETAFYIEGPSLPLVPGGGFSLSLYIDGLAALFSLIVGLVGLLVILYSYSYMAEDPGYSRYYSLLVLFLGAMEGLVLTGSLVALYMFWEMVGLCSFALIAHYYSPRASAAGVKAFLTTRIGDTALLVGIVYVYTILGSVEYPVLAASGLAALKLFLLLAFVGAVAKSAQLPLHVWLPDAMEGPTPVSALIHAATMVKAGIYLVLRIASLALIGGSVALPQSFMQLVVLVGAATALYAAVSAAAQYDAKRLLAYSTISQLGFMFAALGLTWRVGVEGLVAVLEHVASHAVFKALLFLAVGVVIHEFEPIFGPEIARDMRYVAGAARRSPLLAASLVAGAAALAGIPPFNGAWSKEAIIGVALSTEPLVALVLLAASVATAFYSVKLVYYLVFAEPRYKEIRVEEIPAFMAAPLLFLIVMTLVSPLLVVPPFQPSEAGPLAVAASLAAAAAGLGTAFLLYTRKVATLRLAALQRAALEGFYIDRIYTRIIAPSILFAVNLSARGLVEIVDAVVDAATSFSLQLGGMLRSLHGGKLSYYYAVYLAGLVLLIIVALVSMGG